One genomic window of Opisthocomus hoazin isolate bOpiHoa1 chromosome 16, bOpiHoa1.hap1, whole genome shotgun sequence includes the following:
- the FAM43B gene encoding protein FAM43B: MLPWRRSKFVLVENERKCKGKSLGPGLSYAALLAGFLRSCPDLLPDCPLERLGSVFRGKRQKVELNKEDPTYTVWYLGNAITLHAKGEGCMEEAVGKIWAKSDAGAGGAKMKLTLGPQGIRMTPCEKGARRPGHAYLLHRITYCAADRRHPKVFAWVYRHQVKNKAVVLRCHAVLVSKADKARAMALLLYQTSTSAFNEFKRLKRQNDFRHVQQQLLGDAIVPLVPLRWLLNAKCPYRPPAERAPRAPRLSSILEEEEEEAFGTAAPRGDGGPAAVLRLAREMRGCSLHGPRPPAC; this comes from the coding sequence ATGCTGCCCTGGCGCCGGAGCAAGTTCGTGCTGGTGGAAAACGAACGTAAGTGCAAAGGGAAGAGCctggggccggggctgagctACGCCGCGTTGCTGGCCGGCTTCCTGCGCTCCTGCCCGGACCTCCTGCCCGACTGCCCGCTCGAGCGGCTGGGCAGCGTCTTCCGCGGGAAGCGGCAGAAAGTGGAGCTGAACAAGGAGGACCCGACGTACACGGTGTGGTACCTGGGCAACGCCATCACCCTGCACGCCAAGGGCGAGGGCTGCATGGAGGAGGCGGTGGGCAAGATCTGGGCGAAGAGCGacgcgggggccggcggggccaaGATGAAGCTGACGTTGGGACCCCAAGGCATCCGGATGACCCCGTGCGAGAAGGGAGCCCGCCGGCCGGGCCACGCGTACCTCCTGCACCGCATCACCTACTGCGCCGCCGACCGCCGGCACCCCAAGGTCTTCGCCTGGGTTTACCGGCACCAGGTGAAGAACAAGGCGGTGGTGCTGCGCTGCCACGCCGTCCTGGTCTCCAAAGCTGACAAGGCGCGCGCCATGGCCCTGCTCCTCTACCAGACCTCCACCTCCGCCTTCAACGAGTTCAAGCGCCTCAAAAGGCAGAACGATTTCCGCCacgtccagcagcagctcctgggcgaCGCCATCGTCCCCTTGGTGCCCCTCCGCTGGCTGCTCAACGCCAAGTGTCCCTACCGCCCGCCCGCCGAGagggccccccgcgccccccgcctcagctccatcctggaggaggaggaggaggaggccttCGGCACGGCGGCACCCCGGGGGgacggcggccccgccgccgtgcTGCGGCTGGCCAGGGAGATGCGAGGCTGCAGCCTGcacggcccccggcccccggcgtgctga
- the CDA gene encoding cytidine deaminase isoform X1, which produces MLPTARPHAGALSRRRRSVDFPGEVIFNCGVSGRDRPDAGMEGDGQRPDPVAPPGQPQGEHLQLLLRRSREAKNCAYCPYSRFPVGAALLTAGGEIFSGCNVENACYSLGVCAERTAIQKAISEGHTSFRAMAITSDMGDHFIVPCGACRQVMREFGTDWDIYLTKADGTYIVKRLEELLPLSFGPEDLSKA; this is translated from the exons ATGCTTCCCACGGCTCGGCCGCATGCCGGGGCGTTATCCCGACGGCGCCGGTCGGTTGATTTTCCAGGCGAAGTAATATTTAACTGCGGCGTCAGCGGGCGGGACAGGCCGGACGCAGGCATGGAGGGCGACGGGCAGCGCCCGGACCCCGTTGCCCCCCCGGGCCAGCCCCAGGGCGAGCACTTGCAGCTCCTGCTGCGCCGTAGCCGGGAGGCCAAAAACTGCGCCTATTGCCCCTACAGCCGCTTCCCGGTGGGCGCCGCGCTGCTCACCGCCGGCGGGGAGATCTTCTCCG GGTGCAACGTGGAGAACGCCTGCTACAGCCTCGGGGTCTGCGCCGAGCGCACCGCCATCCAGAAAGCCATCTCCGAGGGCCACACCAGCTTCAGGGCCATGGCCATCACCAG TGACATGGGGGACCACTTCATCGTGCCCTGTGGCGCCTGCAGACAAGTGATGAGAGAG TTCGGCACGGACTGGGACATCTACCTGACCAAAGCGGATGGCACCTACATCGTGaagaggctggaggagctgctgccgctcTCCTTCGGCCCCGAGGACCTGAGCAAGGCGTGA
- the CDA gene encoding cytidine deaminase isoform X2: MEGDGQRPDPVAPPGQPQGEHLQLLLRRSREAKNCAYCPYSRFPVGAALLTAGGEIFSGCNVENACYSLGVCAERTAIQKAISEGHTSFRAMAITSDMGDHFIVPCGACRQVMREFGTDWDIYLTKADGTYIVKRLEELLPLSFGPEDLSKA; this comes from the exons ATGGAGGGCGACGGGCAGCGCCCGGACCCCGTTGCCCCCCCGGGCCAGCCCCAGGGCGAGCACTTGCAGCTCCTGCTGCGCCGTAGCCGGGAGGCCAAAAACTGCGCCTATTGCCCCTACAGCCGCTTCCCGGTGGGCGCCGCGCTGCTCACCGCCGGCGGGGAGATCTTCTCCG GGTGCAACGTGGAGAACGCCTGCTACAGCCTCGGGGTCTGCGCCGAGCGCACCGCCATCCAGAAAGCCATCTCCGAGGGCCACACCAGCTTCAGGGCCATGGCCATCACCAG TGACATGGGGGACCACTTCATCGTGCCCTGTGGCGCCTGCAGACAAGTGATGAGAGAG TTCGGCACGGACTGGGACATCTACCTGACCAAAGCGGATGGCACCTACATCGTGaagaggctggaggagctgctgccgctcTCCTTCGGCCCCGAGGACCTGAGCAAGGCGTGA
- the MUL1 gene encoding mitochondrial ubiquitin ligase activator of NFKB 1: MEGGGRPSVAQAALLTASTALTALLYSVYRQKARVARGLEGARRVRLDGELRTVLLEAPGRCVPYAVIEGVVQSIKETLSSQFVENCKGVIQRLTLQEHKMVWNRTTHLWNDYEKIIHQRTNTTPFNLAPQEEGTGVAVRVMKPLEATELSLETVYEKFHPSVQSFTDIIGHYISGERPKGIQETEQMLKVGTALTGVGELVLDNATVKLQPPKQGLPYYLSATDFDTLLQKQESGVRFWKILTIVFGFATCAILFFLLRKQYRHQQERWHLRQMQEEFRQAQERLARRTNAESGETLKRVCVVCLTNAKSCVFLECGHVCSCIECYWALPKPKRCPICRQAIARAVPLYNS; the protein is encoded by the exons AtggagggcggcgggaggccctCGGTCGCGCAGGCCGCACTGCTGACCGCCAGCACGGCCCTCACCGCCCTGCTCTACTCCGTGTACCGGCAGAAGGCCCGCGTCGCCCGCGGCCTAGAG GGCGCCCGGAGGGTCCGGCTGGACGGGGAGCTGCGGacggtgctgctggaggccccgggGCGCTGCGTCCCCTACGCCGTCATCGAAG GTGTGGTGCAGTCCATTAAGGAGACCCTGAGCAGCCAGTTCGTGGAGAACTGCAAGGGCGTCATTCAGAGGCTGACGCTGCAGGAGCACAAGATGGTGTGGAACCGAACAACCCACCTCTG GAACGACTACGAGAAGATCATCCACCAGAGAACCAACACCACCCCCTTCAACCTGGCCCCTCAGGAGGAAGGCACCGGCGTCGCCGTCCGGGTGATGAAGCCGCTGGAGGCCACCGAGCTCAGCCTGGAGACGGTGTACGAGAAGTTCCACCCCTCTGTCCAGTCCTTCACCGACATCATTGGCCACTACATCAGCGGGGAGCGCCCGAAGGGCATTCAGGAGACGGAGCAGATGCTGAAGGTGGGGACGGCGCTGACGGGGGTGGGAGAGCTGGTCCTGGACAACGCCACCGTCAAGCTGCAGCCCCCGAAGCAGGGCCTGCCCTACTACCTGAGCGCCACGGACTTTGACACTTTGCTGCAGAAACAAGAATCCGGTGTCCGGTTCTGGAAAATCCTGACCATCGTTTTCGGTTTTGCCACCTGCgccatcctcttcttcctcctacGGAAGCAATACCGGCATCAGCAAGAGAGGTGGCACCTCAGGCAGATGCAGGAGGAGTTTCGGCAGGCCCAGGAGCGCCTGGCGCGCCGGACGAACGCAGAGAGCGGGGAGACGCTCAAAAGAGTCTGCGTCGTCTGCTTGACCAACGCCAAATCCTGCGTCTTCCTGGAGTGCGGGCACGTTTGCTCCTGCATCGAGTGCTACTGGGCGCTGCCCAAGCCCAAGAGGTGCCCGATCTGCAGGCAGGCCATCGCCAGGGCGGTTCCCTTGTACAACAGTTAA